The proteins below are encoded in one region of Belonocnema kinseyi isolate 2016_QV_RU_SX_M_011 chromosome 5, B_treatae_v1, whole genome shotgun sequence:
- the LOC117173462 gene encoding allatostatins isoform X1 has translation MTSNKKHFHTTEVLSSTHTIMISIKMFVFCVMTILGCFSIALDARSSFENVNNEYIDYVSNSLSAQNLPQKRYTYVSEYKRLPVYNFGIGKRARPYEFGAGRRSKAYSFGVGKRFNYDEQHLDYVSDAAYNSNPRDLVDNQSKYKRGPSQRFSFGVGKRGRETTLSNSENAADNIKKPKNKTYDINLYEIYNLMRNFDKENAPA, from the exons AAGCACTTTCATACGACTGAAGTGTTATCCAGTACCCATACAATAATGATAtctataaaaatgtttgtattttgcgTGATGACTATTCTTGGCTGCTTTTCCATAGCATTGGACGCGAGATCGTCATTTGAAAACGTAAATAATGAATATATCGACTACGTTTCTAACAGTCTTTCTGCTCAGAATTTACCACAAAAGAGATACACCTACGTTTCTGAGTATAAAAGACTACCTGTTTACAACTTCGGCATTGGAAAG AGAGCTCGTCCATATGAATTTGGTGCGGGCAGACGTAGCAAGGCCTATAGTTTCGGCGTTGGCAAGAGATTTAATTATGATGAACAGCACCTTGATTACGTATCTGATGCAGCCTATAATTCGAATCCCAGAGATTTAGTGGACAACCAATCAAAATACAAACGTGGCCCCTCTCAGCGATTTTCATTTGGTGTGGGTAAGAGAGGAAGAGAGACAACCTTATCTAACTCTGAAAATGCGGCCGATAATATCAAGAAACCGAAAAACAAAACATACGATATTAATCTCTATGAAATTTACAATTTGATGCGcaattttgataaagaaaatgCACCTGCGTAA
- the LOC117173462 gene encoding allatostatins isoform X2, giving the protein MISIKMFVFCVMTILGCFSIALDARSSFENVNNEYIDYVSNSLSAQNLPQKRYTYVSEYKRLPVYNFGIGKRARPYEFGAGRRSKAYSFGVGKRFNYDEQHLDYVSDAAYNSNPRDLVDNQSKYKRGPSQRFSFGVGKRGRETTLSNSENAADNIKKPKNKTYDINLYEIYNLMRNFDKENAPA; this is encoded by the exons ATGATAtctataaaaatgtttgtattttgcgTGATGACTATTCTTGGCTGCTTTTCCATAGCATTGGACGCGAGATCGTCATTTGAAAACGTAAATAATGAATATATCGACTACGTTTCTAACAGTCTTTCTGCTCAGAATTTACCACAAAAGAGATACACCTACGTTTCTGAGTATAAAAGACTACCTGTTTACAACTTCGGCATTGGAAAG AGAGCTCGTCCATATGAATTTGGTGCGGGCAGACGTAGCAAGGCCTATAGTTTCGGCGTTGGCAAGAGATTTAATTATGATGAACAGCACCTTGATTACGTATCTGATGCAGCCTATAATTCGAATCCCAGAGATTTAGTGGACAACCAATCAAAATACAAACGTGGCCCCTCTCAGCGATTTTCATTTGGTGTGGGTAAGAGAGGAAGAGAGACAACCTTATCTAACTCTGAAAATGCGGCCGATAATATCAAGAAACCGAAAAACAAAACATACGATATTAATCTCTATGAAATTTACAATTTGATGCGcaattttgataaagaaaatgCACCTGCGTAA